Proteins encoded by one window of Elaeis guineensis isolate ETL-2024a chromosome 12, EG11, whole genome shotgun sequence:
- the LOC105046738 gene encoding bZIP transcription factor 29, with the protein MEETEEPRNDLMQRLKSSGNTCSSTLTKLPNRLDLSSFNPSNSCSQARGPYRQLPPSPSFSPESSKRPGIPPAHPNFPPASPFPQIPPSAAARSPSAPGFHAAPSHSRSLSQPAFFNLDSLASLSPPPSSADVSMEDRVTASSPAPIPPAAPLARTSSGRVSGDGLPPRKAHRRSQSDIPFGFFQSGLPMAGIPPPAPQRTQGFLERSASAREGFGAGRQMPQFVKQENEWDQRDGDSSAEGIGERKSEGDAGDDLINAYMNLESLDTLNSSGTEEKREDLDSRASGTKTNGADSSENEAESSINESGGGIQFRTPLMERKEGTKRSAPLDPASVNSRHCRSISMDSFMGKLHFGDESPKLPPSPGNQSGQHSRSGSMDGTTSTFSLEFGNGEFSAAEMKKIMANEKLAEMALTDPKRVKRILANRQSAARSKERKMRYISELEQKVQTLQTEATTLSAQLTLLQRDSAGLTNQNSELKYRLQAMEQQAHLRDALNEALTAEIQRLKLATGEISEAHLSKGMNQQVSLNPQMFQLQQLQSQQQQHQQSTQIPLYQLQPQQQTDATAKLESNK; encoded by the exons ATGGAGGAGACGGAGGAGCCTCGCAATGATCTAATGCAGCGTCTGAAATCGTCTGGAAATACTTGTTCTTCTACTCTAACGAAGTTGCCCAATCGGTTAGATCTCTCGAGCTTCAATCCATCCAATTCATGCTCCCAAGCCCGGGGGCCGTACCGCCAGCTGCCACCGAGTCCCAGCTTCAGCCCCGAGTCCAGCAAGCGCCCAGGCATTCCCCCGGCCCACCCCAACTTCCCACCCGCCTCCCCCTTCCCCCAGATCCCGCCCTCCGCCGCCGCCCGCTCCCCCTCCGCCCCCGGCTTCCACGCCGCCCCTTCCCACTCCCGCTCCCTCTCCCAGCCGGCGTTCTTTAACTTGGACTCCTTGGCTTCTCTTAGTCCGCCGCCCTCCTCCGCCGACGTTTCCATGGAGGACCGGGTGACGGCCAGCTCCCCGGCGCCGATTCCGCCGGCGGCGCCCCTCGCGAGGACGTCCTCCGGTCGGGTCTCCGGCGATGGGCTTCCGCCGCGCAAGGCCCACCGGCGCTCGCAGAGCGACATCCCCTTCGGGTTCTTCCAGTCTGGTCTCCCCATGGCCGGGATCCCGCCGCCGGCGCCGCAGCGGACGCAGGGGTTCCTCGAGCGGTCGGCGTCAGCAAGGGAGGGGTTCGGGGCTGGCCGGCAGATGCCGCAGTTCGTGAAGCAGGAGAACGAGTGGGACCAACGGGATGGTGATAGCAGTGCAGAGGGGATAGGAGAGAGGAAGTCGGAAGGGGATGCTggggatgatctgatcaatgctTACATGAATCTGGAAAGCTTGGATACGTTGAATTCCTCTGGAACCGAGGAGAAGCGCGAGGACTTGGATAGCAGGGCCAGTGGCACGAAGACAAACGGGGCTGATAGCAGTGAGAATGAAGCAGAGAGCAGTATTAATGAGAGTGGCGGTGGCATTCAGTTCCGGACACCTTTGATGGAGAGGAAGGAAGGGACTAAGAGGAGTGCTCCCCTAGATCCGGCTTCGGTAAACTCACGCCACTGTAGGAGTATCTCCATGGATAGTTTCATGGGCAAGCTGCATTTTGGGGACGAGTCACCGAAGTTGCCGCCTTCCCCAGGCAATCAGTCAGGTCAGCATTCGAGGAGTGGTTCAATGGATGGGACAACTAGCACGTTCAGCTTGGAGTTTGGGAATGGTGAATTCAGTGCTGCTGAGATGAAGAAGATCATGGCGAACGAGAAACTTGCTGAGATGGCACTAACAGATCCCAAGCGAGTAAAGAG GATTTTGGCCAACAGGCAGTCAGCTGCTCGTTCTAAGGAAAGGAAGATGCGGTATATTAGTGAATTGGAGCAAAAGGTGCAAACTTTGCAGACGGAAGCAACCACATTATCAGCACAATTGACTTTGTTACAG AGGGATTCAGCTGGTCTTACTAACCAGAACAGTGAGTTGAAGTACCGACTGCAAGCAATGGAGCAACAGGCACACCTAAGAGATG CTCTGAATGAAGCACTAACTGCTGAGATCCAGCGTCTGAAACTTGCTACTGGAGAAATTTCGGAAGCTCACCTTTCGAAGGGCATGAATCAGCAAGTGTCTCTGAATCCTCAGATGTTTCAACTTCAGCAACTGCAATCACAACAGCAGCAGCATCAGCAATCTACTCAGATTCCTCTGTATCAGTTGCAGCCACAGCAGCAGACTGATGCTACTGCAAAACTTGAATCAAATAAATAA